CTGGATGTCAGACACACCACCCACAAGGGGCGGGGCACCAGAGACGTGACCTACCGGTACGCAACAGAGGCGATCTCACTCTTGTCCATGTCGTCCTCCACAAACGGGTTTGGGTTGGGGAAGTTGTACCTCTCCTTCCCCTGCAAAAATGCCAAGGTGTCACGAGACAGCACCAAGTCACCGCCAAGGCGGTCAGCCAGGCCCCGCAGCTCTGCTTAGTCACAGCCCTGGCCGCATCCCTGGTGCCTCTGAGGGGGCTCCAAGCTCACTGTGCGCCCATTTACCCTTTCCCAGCACAGGCAGGCACCCGTGAATCACAACCAGTGTCACAGCGAGCGTTTAGCCTGTGCTTCCGTTTGTCGACCTCGCGCTTTATCTACCTCACTTAACCACGCCCTTCCTGTTCTGGTTTTCTCCACAGCATGCGGCCATTTGTCACCGCACACGTGCATTTAGGGCTTATTGTCTTTCCTCTTCTGTTACAGTGAAGCTTCCTAAGGGCAAGAACTGTGCTTGGCTGGCTGATGTATCCCCAGCTCCTGAACAGTGTATCTGTATTGGACACAACAGTGTATCTGTCAAATAACTGAAGAAACCATCACAGTGTAGCCGTGTGAGACCAGTAGTACTAGTTTTctaattttacagagaagaaacatGCTGGACACGGCAAGCTGAACAGTGGTGGACCTCGGGTTCAGAGTCAGGCAGTATGACCTCAGAGCCCAAGCTTGGATCTCCTGTGACAGGCAGGGACCCCATCtgtcctgccccccagccccccaccagaGCTGACGACGCAGCAGAGGCTCAATAAACAGAAGCTGCAGTTAACAAAACACAACACGCGCCTGGGCGCCGCGGCGCTCACCATCCTCAGGCACTGCTGGGAGAAGTTGTGGTTGATGTAGGTCGCTTCCATGGCCAGGTTGCGGGGCGAGTTGAAGGAGTTACCTTCGTCCTGAGGGGGCTCGTTGGCCGTCTCGCTCACCGTCAGGAGGTCTGCAAAAGCGGTGGCACAGTCACCCACCCAGGAAACAGAGGGTCACCGAGGACGTGCACGGCCCCTTGGGGAGACGTGGCGATCCAAACCACACAGGCCTTTCCTCCAAAGAACCGCCAGCTGCTAGTGGGGGTCTCCCGAGCGCGGGACAcactggggagggagcagggagcgCTCCTGGGTAACTTTAGATACTAAGATTAAATTCAGTTGCAATCACGTTGGAAGAACGCTATCCCTTTTTGCTCTTTTTGGATTCTTCAAGAGAATGATTTTATTAGCTTTTTAACAAAGGCAAGGAATGTAATCACGTTGTTTGGCTTCACTCTTATTTTTGAGTGACTGGTTTTCGCTCAGTgtctgtgcacacacatgtgtgtatggGATAAGACATGCATATgcatttcttctttctaaatACATGGATGAAAAAAAGgcatcatttaaagaaaaacattaagaacTAAAGGTGGTATGGAAAGATGGCAGAAGGCAGGAAAATGCTATTGAAATGAGTAACAACCAGAAGCATGGTGTTGGGGCGCTGTGAGGACTCAAGATGCTGATGCCCTGACAAGGTCTGCAGTGACAGTCCCTTCTCGTGTCTTTGAGGAGGCTGGGGATTCTGACAGGGCTGTCAATGCCCATGAGGACACACCATCTTCCACCTATCCTCTACCTCAGGGAATTATTCTGGACCAACAAGAACACTCAGCGCATGTGTTGTTCCCAGACAAGCTTCTTACCAAAGTCAGAGTTGTCCCTCTTGTCAAAGAAGAGCTTGGACCCGACTCTCTGGACGACAATGTCCCAGGAATACACGGAGCGGGTGCAGCTCATCAGTGTGGCCAGAATGGCATCCGTGGCAAACACATTCCCCTGAGTTTTTGCCAGCTGCAAAGAAGACAAGAGAAAGCTGTGAGGCCCATTTACAGGCGGGAGGACACCCCTGTAAGGAGCCGTCTGGTTGTCTGAGTACGGCTGCAGCAAGCAAGCTAGCGAGCCCAGGATCCGGGGAAGCGCAGCTCACCGAGAGCCCGCTACACCCCAGGAGAGCACTGCACAACACTATCATCCTCACTGCGAGGCCTTAAGCACATTtaccccaatttacagatgagaaaactaaggccccAGAGGTGAAGCTGGGAAGCATGGCGGAGCTGGGATCTGGGACAGCTTCACTCAATACCAACACTTCCAGTCTGGCCGGTGACAGTGCCTTCATTTTCATCTAATCCTAAGTCGATTTAGAAGAGTCTTATCTACAGGGGCTTCCGAGGCCCAGCCGACTCACGTACATCCCTGcgcccccttctctctctgcgGCCTCAGCCGTGGAGGCCGGCAGCACCCGCAGCGGGCGGACGAGGGGTGGGGGGCGCCCACCTTCCGGATGACGGGGTCGTCTGTGGTGGTGACGGTGTGGAAGATGCGCTTGATGCTCCGCAGCGGCTTCTCGCTCCTCGTGGTGATGCGATCGAAGGCTTTGTCGTAGTACTCCAGGGCCCCGCAGCACTCGCTGAGGGGAGAGCAGGCAAGTCACGCACGTGAGGGGCAAGACCCCTACTCCTTTTCTGCTAAATCATGGAATCCGAGTCTTTCCCAAAGGTTGAGAGAGATGAAAGCAGCCTCTGACTCGACTCCCACTGCTTGCTCAGGTCCCTGTCCCCTTGGCTCCTGACGCGGCTCCACAGAACACAACCAATTTGGCTAAAGCTCCCCGTTTTAAAGACTGGGAGACTGAGGCCAAGACAGGGAGAGGAGCAGTTACAGGCCCCCAGCAGGGGCACCGAGTCCAGTGTGGGGCTTTAGCTCCCCCTAAGTTACTTCCACCCACGGGCCCTTTGAGGTAAGGAGCTCTCTGAAGTGTCAGGAAGAGCTCTGCCTTTCTTCAAGAACTGCtgactttctctttctgcccAAAGAGCTACAGAACTTAGCTTTCTCTTTTGCTCAGAATTTCAGGAAGCAGAAAGAAATTTGGAGTTTAATATCAGCaaatttctttctgctttcttccctttttctttctgccAAAGAGTTCTACAACttaacttaatttttcttttgctcaCAATGCCAGGAAGTTGAGAGCTGAAGTTTAATATCAGTAAacttctttctgcttttccccaCTTCACACTGATGTTTTAAAATGCATCTGTTAAGACTGGGCAAGACCTTTTGAGTTAAGGGGCTTCAAATCCTTTTTGGAAACACTAGGGCTTAGGAAACAGTCATCACCCGCTGGTCCATACACACAGACAGGAGCGCGGCGGAGCGAGTAAAGGCCGCCACCTACATGTCCTGTGGCTCTGACACTTCCAGGTAGCGCATCTTCATTAACTGAGGAAAATCCATCTCCTCTTTCACCTCCCAGTCACTGCGGACCTCCACTGAAGAGTCTCGGGGTTTCTGTCAGAGAAAACCATCGGAGGGAAGAAATTACAGCCAGTGCAAACCATAAGCAAAAGGCAGGTTAACAGCATGAAGAGTTATATTCGCTAAATATATCCTGAACATTTACTGCATGCTGGCTCTTTTCTAACAGAGTCCCTGACTCttaggagctcacagtctagaagAGGACTGAAGGGGACAAAGGTTCAGAAACAAATGGGAATTCTATTCCTTGGTAATGAAGTCATCCCGGAAACATCaactcttttgtatttctgttttatggAGGAGCTGTAACAGGTCCTTTATATCGCTCCTAGGGTATTAGCTATTTATTCTTACTGCTACAGCAATCACCCCCAGCAAAATGTAACTTCCACAACTGTAGCTTCACTTTTACAGAGGTCTTCTCCTCTCACAGTGTCCACACACACAGTTGTACAGGAACATTCagagcagcatcatttacaatagcaaaaagTAAAAGCCACCCCGATGTCCGTCagcagtgaatggataaacaaaatgtggtatatccatacaatggaatttgGCAATGAAAGGAATGAAGTGCTGACGCACGctccaacatggatgaaccttgaaaacacgaTGCTCAGTGAAAGGAGCCAGTCACAAAGACCAACTGTTATCATTCCATCTGTATGAAATGTCCAGgcaggcaaatccacagacagaaaacagatgaCGGGTAGCCTAATGCTGGGGAGAATAGGGACTGACGGGTACAGGGAACGGGGCTTCTTTTTAGAGCGATGAGCACGTTCCGAAGTTGACTGCAGTAACGGCTACAGCgctctgtgaatacactaaaactggactgtacactttaaatgagtgaattgtgTAGCATGTGAATGACACCTCAAAAAGCTGTTATAAAACCCaacaaattaaatgaaattccTGGACAGAATTCCGGTATGCATATACTACCTGTGATTTTTGGTCCCACTTCTGCCTCACTCCAAATTGTTTCTGGAACTTTTTCTGCAATCGTATGCGTTCTCTGGAAAGACAGGAAAAGCACATGGTTTTACCTGATCACTGACCAGCTATACCTTGTTCTACATATAGAACCCGGCCAGGTCTGCTCTCCTGCGCAGCTCCAGGGGCTCACAAGACCCAGTGTGAATGGCCCCCCTGGAGTTGTGCCACAGCAGACCTGAGCCTAGGCAAGCTCCAGAATCTCTTCCTATCTGCCTCTGTTTCCCCTCAGTGCACATGCCCATTGCAAGTAGTTTCCTGCTCATGCTCTCTGCCACGAATGGCCCTTGGAGAACGACACCAGGGCAGAATCAGTGGCTTAACTGGCTCTAAGAAGGCTTTCTGTTTTTTTGCAATGGTGGGGAAGATGACTCTTCTCCTGCTTTGGCCTAGTGATATCAGGGTGCAGTCAGTCCTGGAAGGATAACTTGTTCCAGAAGGATGGGCACCTCACCTCTCCTTCTGCTTGGCGCTCTTAGGCAGGGTCTGCAGGTTGAATTGCACCATGTTCCGTCGATCTTTGTCTCTGCGGAGGTTCCGCTGGGAATTAGGAAAAAGCATTCATGTTAAAATCCTGGAGATCTGACTTACAATTGGCAGTGCCTAGTGGGAGGTCATTACCACAAGTTTAGGATGCAAAAGCCAAGGTGCACATTTTACGCTGTGCTTTTATAGAATCAACATCTGGGGGTTTTAGGTGAGTAAGTAGAGGCATACCTCAGAGGTATtttgggtttggttccagaccactgcaataaagtgaatgtTGCAATGCAGCAGGTCACACAAATATCTTGGGCATATAAGTTACGCTATACATGTAgtttatactatactgtagtcCGTTAAGTGTGCAATACCATCATGTCTAAAACAACCAATGTACAACCTTAATTAAaagatactttattgctaaaaaatgttaaccatcatctgagccttcagtgagttgtaggagtaacatcaaagatcactgaccaTAGCTCACCATCACAAACACAACAATAATGAGAAGTTTGAGATATTGCTGAGAATTACTAAAATGTGACACAGgaacatgaagtgagcaaacgcTGTTGGAAAAACAGCACCAAAAGACTTGCTCgaagcagggttgccacaaaccttcaatttgtaaacaatgcagtatctgtgaagcgcAGTAAAATGAGGTTATGTTTGTACTTGGAATTAGCTTAGacttatattcacacacacattttttattgaagtaggtTTACTGGCTCTTATTAGAGCTATTCAGTTTGCCTCTTTATGTAATAAGGTACAGCCCAACTGGACCATCTACTTAATAAATCTTGCACACAGCAATTAAGTGAGGCAATAGACCAAGACGCACcttttcatccagcacaaacatCCATTCTTAGCACAGATGTCCTGGTCAACAGAAATCTAAACTATTAAACTCATCCCCAGACCCAGTACCCATTTACTCTGGCATAATTTGTCACTGAACAGCTACTTGGGATTCACTATAAGACCCACGGTAACACGCTTTCCTCTCATCAGTACTCACACAAGTAGCATTTTTAGCAGCAGCGGACAGCCCCTAGATAGACTGCTGGCTCTTGGCCTACCTGTGCAAATCGCATCCGATTCCGCTGGTAGGCGGTCTTCTGTGTGCGCACCGTATCCACCAGCTGGAAACTAGTTTCATCTTCCTCATGGAAGTAAGCATACTGACTTCCACCTCCAAACTGAGAGGAGTACTTATCTGGAGGCAAAAGGGACAGTGTGTAACAACCTCACCCACAGACTTTACAAACACATAGTGGTCTAAAGCCTCATTATTTATAAAGTGTGGTCTCAGGACCCACCTCATTGGCTGGGAGCATCTCAGACGTACAGACTCACAGCCTCACCCCAGCCCACTGAGGCAGAATCAGCACTTTAATAAGATCCCCAGATGATTCATATGCATATTCAAAAGTTTGAAAAGCTCTGGTCCAATGAACTTTCTAAGACAGAGTCTGAGGAGCTCAAGACAAGTCCATTCAACTCTGCCTTATTCTACAAAAATATGAGTTAAAATGTACTCTCAGGAGAGGCAAGTACACAGTATAAGCATCATCACTGTCACCATCTGGCGCCCAAGGCAGACATGTCTAATGGGCTACATTTTACCTTCCTGCTAACCTCAGACTCAGCCGGTCTTAACTTGGTACTCCATGGGGCCCACCTCCAACTGTCTCAGCTGGCACAGAGGTAAAATCCAATCTCCTGTTCCAGGATCTTAAACCAGGAGTTTTAAAACTGGGATCCATTGACTGGCCTCACAGATACAAGCAGTCCCAAATCATGAAATGCAAAATGGGAATGTGTTCAACAGACTTGTAAAAGGGGCCATGGCTTCCcaaaagttgggggaaaaaatcccacTATAATAGGTCAAACCTCTTTAATGACAATCCAACTTTGAGGCTACTTCCAAAAATATGTGGATAGTTTCTAGAGTCCAGAATATGCCCCTAAAAACTATGAATTATCAGCGTTTTGTTCCAATTCTAGAATGATTTCAGGGGGAAGTTACTGGAAGTAACAATCCCCCAAGGCCCTGATCCAAGCAGTCAGGGGGAGAATACTTACTTGTGTACCTCTTATCTTGGTACGTGGCACCTGTCCAGTCTGCAACCTAGTAAGAACAATGAGGAAAGACAGGGAAGGGAGCATAGGTCAACCAGGCAAGTTTCTGCTGACCCAGAACCCACCCCTCCTCCAAAGTAAGGACACAGTGTGAAGAAGAACCAGGAGCACTGGCTCTGGATGGCTCTGTAAGAGCTCAGCTCTTCTACGACCATTGGAAGTACCCAGAGCTTGTAACCCTTATGCTTTTGAGAGAATAAAACTGAAATGAACTCAGAGCAGCAGCCACAGCTTAAAAGACTCAGACCCCCGTGGACAAGCAAGTACCTTTCCTAGCCGATCTCCTTTGCTGAATGGCTGGTAGGGCATATCCCGAAACTGCTCAGGAACTGCACAGGGACCCCAGCCCGAAGGGTTGTCCTGGATCACGGGTGTCATAAACTTTGCCATCttctaaaaccttaaaaaaatacaaataatataagTAGCTCCACGAAGAAAAGcctgaaggttaaaaaaaaaaaaaggcttccatTTGAGGATAAGCTAAGacacaaattataaaatttaaaaagcaacacaCAAAATGGAACCATCAACTGTTGAGCTACTCCCAGCTTAATGTTTTCTTGTAAACAATATTGTGACTATTTAAACTCAGAAGACTGCTAACCAAACTGATTTAtcatgtttcattgattttttttcccactgtcgTATCTTTGAAATGAGTTTGCACCTTATGCTTGATGGGGTGTCATATCTTAATTGGcaatttttttcttagtattaTATGAAATAATTGTGCTGCTTAAATTCAGCGGTGTCTCAGATTTGATGAAATGTAGTAACTTTTTTCCAAGTGTAATAACCATGTTCTAGTTCTCATAAACACCTTCACCAAGGCGTACAATATTTTACTTCCCTAAAcctctcttcatctgtaaaataaataggATACTGGTTTTGCTTCTATCAGAGGCTCACTGTGAAAGCTGTAGTAGTTAACATATGTGGAAATGCTTCCATTGTAAAACGCCACACGATTAACACTCAGTCTTGCAAATACATTTACACACagtgctgagaaaaaaaaagactccgtGAGTATATCCTGAAATTCACTTTCCTGTCATCCTTCCACTTTTTTGTCATCAATGCAAATCCTCATGCAGAGCAACTGGACAGAGTCAAGCAAAAGGCCCACCAGAAGGCTGAGGAGACCACCAGAAACCTTAGGTCATAAAAGGGGGCCATGCAGCCAATGTTCATAAATGTTAGGAGTACCAGGCATGTTCTCAGTGCTTCCCATGCATAAATTAACTCCTCCCAACAATCCTGAGGTAGGGCCAGTATTATCCCCACTCTCCAGGTAAGAATACTGAAACAAAGAGAAATCAAGACATTGCCCAAAGTCGCAACACCAACGCATGaaagatttgaatccaggtaaACTGGTTCCAGAGTCCACCGTTAGGGCTCCTCTCGGGAGAGTAAAAACCAGGGGCTGCAGACAGATGTTCACCTGACAGTTCCTATGAAAAATGTATGCATTTATCATCCAGGGTAATCCTCTGAAAATGCTCAGCAGTTGAGTTCCCAGGGGAAACTTCATGACACAAATACTGTTGGAGTCTGGAGAGCAATCAAAGAGTACAGGGTACTAAATTTAGTAAACTCTTTTCATTGCTCCATGGTAAGGAGACTAAGACTTCCTACAGAGATGACACTTGGGTGACAGCAACAGGGAATAAATCTGGGAGCTCCATCCTCCAACTTGAACTTAAGTTACAACACAAGAAGAGGCCTGAGGGAAGGGCTGGTGGTCTCAAAGCAATTCACGTTAAACACTTATCAAGCTTCTACAACGTGTCAGATGCAACACAACTAACACCTCCTCACCCCGATTTTCGAGATAAAAATGTGTAGTTCAGCCAAATCAAGCAGTTGATCtgtccatcatttaaaaatagatttgatttccaggGTTGTCTCCCCGAAACCCAACACTCTTCCTATTATTTTATAGCTGGACAGCAGCCTGAAAAGATCTGGGATTTCAGACCATATGTGACAACATGGTAAGACATCTCAAAACACACTTACAAAAATCTACTTGTTCTGTCAGAGATGGAGGGAAACAGGCCCAAGGCTTGACATACATTTTTCGGGATGGACGGGGACGACGATGGGggcgagggggcgggggaggaagtCACCTGGTTTCAATGTAAAATAAGAGTGAGCAGAATTGAACCAGTTGGAGAAACTTTCAGTTAAAACGGAGTGACAGCTGTACTGGCTACGGGGGCAGTCTCAGGAGCCTTGTGGCTGGCAGGCCATGGTACTATCTACATTATCGTGGCTACTGCAGATCATACACCAACAATTCCTGGGGGGCGTTGAGAGTTTCAGATCAGAGATCAATCTACTCCATCCCAGTCTTccatttcacagaaaaggaaaggaaacatctGGATCGTGAACTCCGCCGAGCAGGGACGGACACCGCTCATCCCGGCACCCCCAGTATCTCACTCGTAGAAACTCAAGGAGCCGTGGACCACTTTAAAGACCCTAAGCCTCAGCTGGGTTAAGTGACATGATCACATTTGCCCAGCCTGTGGGCGCTAAGCGGAGTCCAGGGCCAGGGAATCTCAGCCACACTGCTGTACCGGAACCCGCACGGGGTAGGACCCGGGCCCCGAAGGCAGATTACTGCCCCGCCCAGCGGAGGGACCGCGGCGGCAGGAGGGGGCGTACGGCGGTCTCTTCCGGTACGCGCCCGAAGGCCAGGCCCAGGACAAGCCAGCCCCAGAGGTTCGCGGAACGCTACGGAACACGCCGCTCACCTGCAAC
The Vicugna pacos chromosome 12, VicPac4, whole genome shotgun sequence DNA segment above includes these coding regions:
- the EIF3D gene encoding eukaryotic translation initiation factor 3 subunit D — encoded protein: MAKFMTPVIQDNPSGWGPCAVPEQFRDMPYQPFSKGDRLGKVADWTGATYQDKRYTNKYSSQFGGGSQYAYFHEEDETSFQLVDTVRTQKTAYQRNRMRFAQRNLRRDKDRRNMVQFNLQTLPKSAKQKERERIRLQKKFQKQFGVRQKWDQKSQKPRDSSVEVRSDWEVKEEMDFPQLMKMRYLEVSEPQDIECCGALEYYDKAFDRITTRSEKPLRSIKRIFHTVTTTDDPVIRKLAKTQGNVFATDAILATLMSCTRSVYSWDIVVQRVGSKLFFDKRDNSDFDLLTVSETANEPPQDEGNSFNSPRNLAMEATYINHNFSQQCLRMGKERYNFPNPNPFVEDDMDKSEIASVAYRYRRWKLGDDIDLIVRCEHDGVMTGANGEVSFINIKTLNEWDSRHCNGVDWRQKLDSQRGAVIATELKNNSYKLARWTCCALLAGSEYLKLGYVSRYHVKDSSRHVILGTQQFKPNEFASQINLSVENAWGILRCVIDICMKLEEGKYLILKDPNKQVIRVYSLPDGTFSSDEDNEEEEEEEEEEEEEET